Proteins from one Nicotiana tabacum cultivar K326 chromosome 23, ASM71507v2, whole genome shotgun sequence genomic window:
- the LOC107795056 gene encoding auxin-responsive protein SAUR36-like, producing MKKGRGFRLGRRLVRVFSCFIRRRTKARVGHKRLSSQGCASRAISKLRKLGSLLKHGAKGLCFAKPNSGYIRVGQEPIDPKQVSVPKGHLAVYVGEKIDDTCRVVVPVIYFNHPLFADLLREAEMTYGYNHSGGIQIPCRISEFENVKSRIAATGGGGNCRG from the coding sequence ATGAAGAAAGGGAGAGGTTTCAGACTTGGGCGGAGGTTGGTGAGAGTTTTCAGCTGTTTTATTCGCCGGAGAACAAAGGCAAGAGTCGGACATAAGCGACTGAGTTCTCAGGGATGTGCCAGCAGAGCCATTTCAAAGCTACGCAAATTGGGAAGCTTGCTGAAGCATGGAGCAAAAGGTCTCTGCTTTGCTAAACCCAATTCGGGTTACATAAGGGTCGGGCAAGAACCGATTGATCCAAAGCAAGTGAGTGTACCGAAAGGGCACTTGGCTGTGTACGTGGGCGAGAAGATAGATGATACGTGTAGAGTTGTGGTGCCTGTGATATACTTTAATCACCCTTTGTTTGCGGATTTGTTGAGGGAAGCAGAAATGACTTATGGGTATAATCATTCGGGTGGGATCCAAATCCCGTGTCGGATATCTGAATTTGAGAACGTTAAATCAAGAATCGCCGCCACGGGCGGTGGTGGAAACTGCCGTGGATAG